In the Bacillus shivajii genome, one interval contains:
- a CDS encoding EutN/CcmL family microcompartment protein has product MIIAKVVGSVVSTSKAEKLQGKKMLIVQPLDMERIELDGKPLVSIDTVGSGVGEIVMVVGGSSARQTLITKDTPVDSAIVGVIDHIEIEGETTFKAHEGGS; this is encoded by the coding sequence GTGATCATTGCAAAAGTTGTAGGAAGTGTCGTTTCAACGTCAAAGGCCGAGAAACTGCAAGGGAAAAAGATGCTGATCGTTCAGCCACTTGACATGGAGCGTATCGAACTAGACGGAAAACCGCTTGTCAGTATTGATACGGTTGGCTCTGGTGTCGGCGAGATTGTCATGGTTGTCGGCGGAAGCTCGGCACGACAGACGCTAATTACGAAAGATACGCCAGTCGATTCAGCGATTGTAGGAGTGATCGACCATATTGAGATTGAAGGAGAGACCACGTTTAAAGCACATGAAGGAGGGAGCTAA